ACCTTTTTAACCTCCTTTTCTTGTTCCTCTGTTTTTGTCTCTTCAGCCATAAGCAAACCTCCTACTTTATTATTATTTTTTCAAAATATATGCCTAATCATAAATTGTTAAAATTCAAGCCCTTTAAAAACATTATGTCATCTTTTTGACATTATTTGTCAAAAATTTATAATTAAGTTCTCTATATATTAAAAACTGTTTAAGAAGTAGTCCTTGGGAATATCCTGTAAGCCCCTTATTTCCTATTATTCTGTGGCAGGGATAAACAAGAGGCAAAGGATTTTTTGAAAGAGCTAACCCTACAGCTCTATAAGCTTTTTTAAATCCTATTCTTTCTGAAAATTCTTTATAAGTTAAAATTTCTCCTATTTTAAGGGATTGAAGTTCTTTTAAAACCTTAATTTGGAAATTGGTTGCCCAAATT
The window above is part of the Thermodesulfobacterium geofontis OPF15 genome. Proteins encoded here:
- a CDS encoding methylated-DNA--[protein]-cysteine S-methyltransferase — encoded protein: MKIQEAIFNVFPFEFHLTWNEGGELIKLQFKFSFDIKPKIKVLSSSIVLDWVKNFYYSLLDYWNFKEDYIKVPHKIWATNFQIKVLKELQSLKIGEILTYKEFSERIGFKKAYRAVGLALSKNPLPLVYPCHRIIGNKGLTGYSQGLLLKQFLIYRELNYKFLTNNVKKMT